The region TCTGACTGACTCAAGTAATTATCCAACTGGTGACAGTGCCCCTAATGCCACCCTTTATGCGAAAAATGATTTGGTACTTACAGGAGACGGAAGCCTAAGTGTTAAGTCTAATTACAAGGCAGCTGTTCGTAGTAAGGATATCTTGACCATTGAAAGTGGTACCTACTCAATTGAAAGTACAACAGACGCCCTAAAAGCAACAGACCAAATCCTTGTTCTAGGTGGTAAGATTGACATTAAGTCAGGAAGTGATGGACTTCAAGCAACAAGTACTAAAGACGGTAAGGGAATCATCACAGTCAAAGGCGGAGAACTTAATATCTCAGCAGAGAAAAAAGGTCTTAAGGCTGGTAAGGTTCTAAATATTGAAGGTGGAATAATTAATGTAGTTAAATCTTATGAAGGCTTTGAAGCTGAGGTGATTAACATTAAAGGTGGTAAGAACTCAATTGTAGCCTCTGATGACGGAATTAATGCAGCAAGCTCAAGCACCACTTCATCAAAAGATACCAGCTCAAACTCATCAAGCAAGGCCCCTCAAATGGGTCAAGGCGGCCCAAGCCAAGGTGGCGGACAAATGGGCGGTGGTATGCCTGGCGGCCAAGAAGAAGCTGATGAAAACCTTATTGTAAATATTACAGGCGGGGAGACAGTAATTAAGGCAAGTGGTGATGGAATTGACAGTAATGGGAATATCAACATGTCTGACGGTCTAGTTTACGTTGAACAAAATGGTGATGGCAATGGTCCCCTTGATTTTGACGGTAAATTTGTTCAAAACGGAGGAACTTTAGTAGCTATGGGTTCAGCAAGCATGGCCCAAACAACCCAGGGAGATCAGGTCGGATTAGCCCTTTACAAGGAAGCATCTGGTCAAATCACTATTGAGGATGGTAAGGAAACATTAACTTATACACCAAGTAATTCTTATGCCTTCCTCTTTGTTTCAACGCCTAATATGTCTAAGGGTGGAACAGTCAAGGTCAACGGCGAAAGCTACAACCTAACTGATACCATTACGACAAGTGGTCAAGCAAGCAATCAAATGCGAGGTGGTGGAAGACCCTTCTAATAAACTGTCAAGTTAGTTATAGGTCCACTAGGAATAGAAAGGATAAAAATGAAAACAACAGGAAAAAAATCAAGGCTTCTGAAGAAAATATCAGTCACCCTAGCTGGACTTCTAACACTAGCAGTCCTTGGGATATATACCTTCTTTAAAACGGATGTTTTTGCGGATACAAGGGATTTATGGGTCCAAACTGCCATGAGCACAAGTAGCCACAAGTGGCTGGCAACATCATTTTTAAATGATGATGAGATAAATAAGATTCTAGCCAAGTACCAGGTAACTAACGATACCAAATCAGACAGCTCAACTATTAACCTCTCAACAAGCTCAAGCTCATCTAGTACTGACACATCAAATACGTCAATCAAAGAGATAAGTGGCTCAACCTATAAGGGATATGTTGTAACCATTAAAGATCCTTCGACTGTTAAGCTTGTAAATACTCTAACCTCAAGTGGCGGGGGAACCAAGTTATCTGAAACAGTTAAGGATGAGGGTTATCAAATTGCCCTTAATGCAGCAGGTTTTAACTTTGACAGAAAGACTGAGTCAACTGGAGAGAATGCCCTTGATTCCCTAACTATTATGGACGGAAAACTCCTTTACGGAGATCAATCGGAAAGCTATCAAATGATTGGGATGACCTCAGAAGGTAAGCTCGTTCTTGGTAGCTATACCTATCAAGAAGCCCTTGAAGCTGGAGTTAATGATGCTATCTCCTTTGGCCCATATCTTTTAGTCAACGGGGAAGAACAGGTTACTGAAAAGGCAACAGGAGGCCTGCAACCAAGAACGGCCATCGGTCAAGCAAGTGACGGAAGTATCTTCTTTGTAGTTATTGAAGGAAGGTCATCATCGAGTGCTGGTGCAAGCCTATATGACCTGCAAGAGGTTATGAAGAATCTAGGGGCAGTAAATGCAAGTAACCTAGATGGCGGTGGCTCAAGTGAGATGTACTACGATGGTAAACTCGTTAATCAACTAAGCAATGGAAGTGAAAGGGAAATACCCAATGCTTTTGTTGTAAGTAAATAAAAAACCTAGGGTCATTAACCCTGGGTTTTTAATGTTCCATATATTCAGTAAAGCTTTGACCCTTAAGTTTGGCGTTTAAGGCGATTATTAATTTGATTCTAGCCTTTTGGGAGTTGATTTCCCTACTGAATAAAACTCCTTTTTCATGGAGGACGACTCCTCCACCCTCGTAGCTATAAACTGGCTCAGCAATCCCGTTAAAGCAGCGAGAAACTAGGACAACTGGTATTTTTGCAGCAATAATTCGCTCAAGACTTTTAAAGGCTTTTGGCGGTAAATTCCCAGCTCCTAAAGCTTCAATGACCAGTCCATCAAGCTTATCTGAATCAAGTAAATCAATGATACTTCCATCCATGCCAGCATAAGCCTTAATGATTGGCACCTGACCTTCGACTGATTGGATATCTAAGTGCTTATCTTCATGATCATTTTGGAAGTAGAGGATGCTATTTTTAGTTATGAGACCAAGGGGCCCGTGAGTTGGTGTTTGAAAGGTTGAAACATTTGTTGTATGGGTCTTTGTCACGTATCTAGCCGAATGGATTTCATCATTCATGACAACAAGCACACCACGGTTTTTAGAGTTAGTTGAAGCAGCTACCCTAATGGCCGAAAGGAAGTTGTAGGTTCCATCACTTGCCAGCTCATTACTTGAACGCATGGCTCCTGTTACGACAATGGTTTTCCCCCGCTCGATAGTTGAGTCAAGGAAGTAGGCAGTCTCTTCCAAGGTATCAGTTCCGTGCGTGATGACAACTGAATCGATATCTTCTTCTGAAAAAGCCTTCTTAATCCTTTTTTTGAGTTGCAACATGTTTTCAAGACTGACATGGGGGCTTGGTAGATTTAAAAAGTCCTCGACAAGGAGTTCAACATCAGGGAAGTCAACCTTGATATTGTTCATGGGGTTGGTTTGATCGGGCCTTACATTCCCGTTTTCATCCTCATGCATGGAAATGGTACCACCAGTATGGAGCACTAATATTTTTTTCATTGAAATTCCTCTGTATATAGTATGTGTAATAGGTGAAATAATTCAAAGAAATTGTATAATAAATAAAAGACTTAATCAAGTTAGTGGGGAAATTGAAAGAAAATGGATGTAAGAGCTGTATTTTTTGACCTAGATGGTACCTTGTTTACAACAACCAGAAATATTTTACCTAGCACCAAGAGTGCGATTTTAGCTTTACGCCAGCAGGGAATCTTGGTTGGTATTGCAACAGGGCGGGGTCCGTCATTTGTTAAAAGCTTAATGGAGGATTTAAAATTAGATTTTGCCATAACCTATAATGGTCAGTATATCTTTACTCCCAAAGAGGTGATTAGAAAGGTGCCAATTGATAAGACAAGCCTGCGGGAAATCCTGTCCTATTCTATTAGTAATCACCGTGAAGTATCCTTTGGTGGAGAAAACGGCATGTCTGGAAGTAGCTTGATTAAGTTTGGCGAAACAAGGACAGCTCAATTTGCCAATCACCTGCTGCCTAAGGGTTTTTCAAGCGGGGTAAAAGGAACCTTCCAAAATTTCATTAGGCGACTAATCCCGCAACAGGGTGATTTGAATCGTTTGATTGAAGAACCTATTTATCAGGTTGTAATGGTTGCTACTAAAAATGAAACACAAAAGTTAAAGGAGCGTTTTCCTAATGTTTCCTTTACCAGAAGTAATCCTTATTCAGTTGATATCGTGGCCAAGGGAGCATCTAAGGTTGAAGGTATTAAACTACTTGGTGCAAGATACTCCTTTGGTCTTGAGCATGTAATGGCCTTTGGTGATAATGATAATGACATCAAGATGATTCGAGAGGTGGGCTGCGGTATTGCCATGGGTAATTCAAGCAGTCGGGTTAAGGATGTGGCAGCCTATGTGACATCAAGTAACAACCAAGACGGGATAGTT is a window of Streptococcaceae bacterium ESL0729 DNA encoding:
- a CDS encoding Cof-type HAD-IIB family hydrolase; amino-acid sequence: MDVRAVFFDLDGTLFTTTRNILPSTKSAILALRQQGILVGIATGRGPSFVKSLMEDLKLDFAITYNGQYIFTPKEVIRKVPIDKTSLREILSYSISNHREVSFGGENGMSGSSLIKFGETRTAQFANHLLPKGFSSGVKGTFQNFIRRLIPQQGDLNRLIEEPIYQVVMVATKNETQKLKERFPNVSFTRSNPYSVDIVAKGASKVEGIKLLGARYSFGLEHVMAFGDNDNDIKMIREVGCGIAMGNSSSRVKDVAAYVTSSNNQDGIVKALKHFGLLKTDSNNPFKSRDRNFEKVKEFHQLMDGRLQELPKNLSKEEASHRVDFQVEELVELLYAASKGQTEDFTDLVQKMKEDVDKAYNKVISKKKDVSDTMTNEVDALIDSLYLTYGSFVLMGIDPAEIFDLVHQANMGKVFPDGKAHFDPVTHKILKPDNWERDYAPESRMEKELEGQILRGFNRKSLSE
- a CDS encoding carbohydrate-binding domain-containing protein — its product is MKTKTNAGKIRNFILLASTSLLLAACSSKAATSSQTTTTSSTSTVQTVATSTTVDETNATTIDLSKESGSTVEITKAGTYILTGEYKGQIHINAKDEEVVIILKNAKITSDSGPAIYSEAAKNTVVSLQGENSLTDSSNYPTGDSAPNATLYAKNDLVLTGDGSLSVKSNYKAAVRSKDILTIESGTYSIESTTDALKATDQILVLGGKIDIKSGSDGLQATSTKDGKGIITVKGGELNISAEKKGLKAGKVLNIEGGIINVVKSYEGFEAEVINIKGGKNSIVASDDGINAASSSTTSSKDTSSNSSSKAPQMGQGGPSQGGGQMGGGMPGGQEEADENLIVNITGGETVIKASGDGIDSNGNINMSDGLVYVEQNGDGNGPLDFDGKFVQNGGTLVAMGSASMAQTTQGDQVGLALYKEASGQITIEDGKETLTYTPSNSYAFLFVSTPNMSKGGTVKVNGESYNLTDTITTSGQASNQMRGGGRPF
- a CDS encoding phosphodiester glycosidase family protein — translated: MKTTGKKSRLLKKISVTLAGLLTLAVLGIYTFFKTDVFADTRDLWVQTAMSTSSHKWLATSFLNDDEINKILAKYQVTNDTKSDSSTINLSTSSSSSSTDTSNTSIKEISGSTYKGYVVTIKDPSTVKLVNTLTSSGGGTKLSETVKDEGYQIALNAAGFNFDRKTESTGENALDSLTIMDGKLLYGDQSESYQMIGMTSEGKLVLGSYTYQEALEAGVNDAISFGPYLLVNGEEQVTEKATGGLQPRTAIGQASDGSIFFVVIEGRSSSSAGASLYDLQEVMKNLGAVNASNLDGGGSSEMYYDGKLVNQLSNGSEREIPNAFVVSK
- a CDS encoding asparaginase is translated as MKKILVLHTGGTISMHEDENGNVRPDQTNPMNNIKVDFPDVELLVEDFLNLPSPHVSLENMLQLKKRIKKAFSEEDIDSVVITHGTDTLEETAYFLDSTIERGKTIVVTGAMRSSNELASDGTYNFLSAIRVAASTNSKNRGVLVVMNDEIHSARYVTKTHTTNVSTFQTPTHGPLGLITKNSILYFQNDHEDKHLDIQSVEGQVPIIKAYAGMDGSIIDLLDSDKLDGLVIEALGAGNLPPKAFKSLERIIAAKIPVVLVSRCFNGIAEPVYSYEGGGVVLHEKGVLFSREINSQKARIKLIIALNAKLKGQSFTEYMEH